A window from Photobacterium atrarenae encodes these proteins:
- a CDS encoding phage tail terminator protein has translation MADLIQLTIDRLKDTTEGKPPWRDVGEIGDLSQLDSKSSSRNPALYVFLAGETPGQDVRSSGPYLQSVTATVGVVIVASAVNGKVADLQPLRKALRKRLFGWSGAAEFEPYWLGGGRILAIQSNRTSWLDNFVTEYTEDQNNYGA, from the coding sequence ATGGCCGATCTGATCCAACTCACCATCGACCGGCTGAAAGATACCACCGAGGGCAAGCCGCCCTGGCGGGATGTGGGGGAAATCGGTGATTTGAGCCAACTGGACAGCAAAAGCAGCAGCCGTAACCCGGCGCTGTATGTGTTCCTGGCCGGTGAAACACCAGGCCAGGATGTCCGTAGCTCCGGGCCGTATCTCCAGAGTGTCACGGCAACGGTCGGCGTGGTGATTGTGGCTTCTGCCGTCAACGGTAAGGTGGCGGACTTGCAGCCCCTGCGCAAAGCGCTCCGAAAACGCCTGTTCGGCTGGTCGGGCGCGGCAGAGTTTGAGCCTTACTGGCTCGGTGGTGGCCGGATACTGGCAATCCAGAGCAACCGGACCAGCTGGCTGGACAATTTTGTGACCGAATATACAGAGGACCAGAACAACTATGGCGCGTAA
- a CDS encoding gp436 family protein, giving the protein MYCTREDIIARFGQEELAQLTDRDGEAGGIVDSVLEQAIKDACATIDGYLGGRYDLPLAVMPEVLVRVACDLSRYYLYDDQLGEDHQAAKRYAEAIGYLEKVGRGVLQLGTDRNHHRPESNHTATITSAGSVFGRRNAKGFI; this is encoded by the coding sequence ATGTACTGTACCCGTGAAGACATCATTGCCCGGTTTGGCCAGGAAGAGTTGGCCCAACTGACGGACCGTGACGGTGAGGCCGGTGGCATTGTCGATAGTGTGCTGGAGCAGGCCATCAAGGATGCGTGTGCCACGATAGACGGCTACCTGGGCGGGCGCTACGACCTGCCGCTGGCTGTGATGCCGGAGGTGCTGGTGCGCGTGGCCTGTGATCTCTCCCGCTATTACCTGTACGACGACCAACTGGGTGAAGACCACCAGGCTGCCAAACGCTACGCCGAGGCGATTGGCTACCTGGAGAAGGTAGGGCGCGGTGTGCTCCAGTTGGGCACGGACCGCAACCACCATCGTCCGGAATCAAACCACACCGCGACGATTACCAGTGCGGGCAGCGTGTTTGGCCGCCGGAACGCAAAAGGGTTTATCTGA
- a CDS encoding HI1506-related protein, with protein MAEETVIQSKLVVQSLAHDGYRRAGMAFKPGENIIPENSITCSQLAMLQADPRLAVLGTDGAVTQADPADGASGAVVQEPVSDGLIAAIGKLEPDNPDHFTTANKPQVDALEKLVGRSVTASERDDAWEDFQRMEAEKAEQAE; from the coding sequence ATGGCTGAAGAGACTGTTATTCAAAGTAAGTTGGTTGTTCAAAGCCTGGCCCATGACGGCTACCGCCGAGCCGGTATGGCCTTCAAACCAGGTGAAAATATCATTCCCGAAAACAGCATCACCTGCTCGCAGCTGGCCATGCTGCAAGCCGATCCGCGCCTGGCGGTATTGGGCACGGACGGTGCGGTTACCCAAGCAGATCCGGCAGACGGTGCGTCAGGGGCTGTGGTTCAAGAGCCTGTATCTGACGGTCTGATTGCAGCAATTGGCAAGCTGGAGCCGGACAACCCGGACCATTTCACCACCGCGAACAAGCCGCAGGTCGATGCATTGGAAAAGCTGGTTGGCCGGTCTGTGACTGCCAGCGAGCGTGACGATGCCTGGGAAGATTTCCAGCGTATGGAAGCGGAAAAAGCCGAGCAAGCTGAATAA
- a CDS encoding Mu-like prophage major head subunit gpT family protein gives MDINQQNLSALYTAVKTSFNDGRGTYTPLWSKFATLVPSTTSKTSYTWLGQFPKLREWIGDRQVKKLSTHDYTLKNRKFESTVGIPAEAIEDDEYGVYMPLYQEMGYASATHPDEMLFALMAAGFSTKCYDGQYFFDTDHPVRDPETGDDGSVSNMQAGSSPAWFLFDTRRPLKPFIYQKRKDYNIKAKTDAGQSDHVFMADEYLYGVDGRGEWGVAFWQQAFASKATLNDTNFDAAIAAMMSLKSDEGRPLGISPSVLVCGPSNRSAAKKVLEAENKAQGESNTNYKAVELVVVPWLP, from the coding sequence ATGGATATTAATCAGCAAAACCTCAGCGCGCTGTATACGGCGGTAAAAACATCGTTCAACGACGGACGCGGGACCTATACACCGCTGTGGTCAAAATTCGCCACCCTGGTGCCGTCGACAACCTCGAAAACCTCGTATACCTGGTTGGGTCAATTTCCCAAGCTGCGTGAGTGGATTGGTGATCGCCAGGTCAAGAAACTATCGACCCACGACTACACGCTGAAAAACCGCAAGTTTGAAAGCACGGTCGGGATCCCCGCTGAAGCCATCGAAGATGATGAATACGGCGTCTACATGCCGCTGTATCAGGAGATGGGGTATGCCAGTGCCACGCATCCTGATGAGATGTTGTTCGCCCTGATGGCCGCCGGGTTCTCCACTAAGTGTTATGACGGCCAGTATTTCTTCGATACCGACCACCCGGTCAGGGACCCGGAGACCGGGGATGATGGCTCTGTCTCGAATATGCAGGCGGGCAGCAGCCCGGCGTGGTTCCTGTTCGATACGCGCCGCCCGCTCAAGCCGTTTATCTACCAGAAGCGCAAAGACTACAACATCAAAGCCAAGACCGATGCCGGTCAGTCGGACCATGTGTTTATGGCTGATGAGTATCTGTATGGCGTGGATGGCCGGGGTGAGTGGGGCGTAGCTTTCTGGCAGCAAGCCTTTGCCTCGAAAGCCACGCTGAATGATACCAACTTCGATGCTGCCATTGCGGCCATGATGTCGCTGAAGTCCGACGAAGGGCGACCACTGGGGATTAGCCCGAGTGTGCTGGTGTGCGGTCCGTCAAACCGCAGTGCGGCGAAGAAGGTGCTGGAAGCTGAAAACAAAGCTCAGGGTGAATCCAACACCAACTACAAGGCAGTTGAGCTGGTTGTGGTGCCTTGGTTGCCGTAA
- a CDS encoding phage protease — protein sequence MKTFKPTQIAQAVLTANLAGNIAVLSADLTQDDGWVQLLPAGKFKARDGRPHDTKDGYWHLTAETAAQMIAATKAAAPKVLIDYEHQTLHAAENGKPAPAAGWLTSETDIEWRDGQGLYIKPDWTKVAQEHIDNGEYAFLSAVFPYDKQGRPLLLRMAAITNDPGVVGMESVAALYAEKSADFSLRLNTPNAEINLYGQTEDRFVNELLKQMLGKLGIELADGAELTEAQGQAALTALDALQTKADKSGELETQVATLTAEKGQGTDLTKFVPVETYHGLVTELAVLKAGSDTTSIDSLIKGAREKGQVVEAEVEYLTQFGQQQGVAALSAMLEKRPAIAALSAQQTTTTQTPNKSDQEKALTTEELAVLKACGLDKTSFLAAKKEI from the coding sequence ATGAAAACATTCAAACCCACTCAAATCGCCCAGGCGGTCTTAACTGCCAACCTAGCCGGAAATATTGCTGTCCTGTCCGCTGACCTGACGCAGGATGACGGTTGGGTCCAGCTGTTACCGGCGGGTAAGTTCAAAGCTCGTGACGGTCGCCCTCATGATACCAAGGATGGCTACTGGCACCTGACTGCTGAAACGGCGGCACAGATGATTGCGGCGACCAAGGCCGCGGCCCCGAAAGTGCTGATCGACTACGAGCATCAGACACTGCACGCCGCTGAGAACGGCAAACCGGCCCCGGCTGCGGGCTGGCTGACGAGTGAAACCGACATTGAATGGCGCGATGGCCAGGGGCTTTATATCAAGCCGGACTGGACCAAGGTTGCCCAGGAGCATATCGACAACGGCGAATATGCATTCCTGTCGGCTGTTTTCCCCTACGACAAACAAGGTCGCCCGCTGCTGCTGCGCATGGCTGCCATCACCAACGATCCCGGCGTAGTCGGTATGGAGTCGGTGGCAGCCCTGTATGCAGAAAAGTCGGCTGACTTCTCGCTTCGATTGAACACCCCAAACGCAGAAATCAATCTCTATGGACAAACGGAGGATCGTTTTGTGAACGAGTTACTCAAGCAAATGCTCGGCAAGCTGGGCATTGAACTGGCCGACGGTGCCGAGCTGACAGAGGCCCAGGGGCAGGCAGCCCTGACAGCCCTCGATGCCCTGCAGACCAAGGCGGATAAAAGCGGCGAACTGGAAACCCAGGTCGCCACGCTGACGGCAGAGAAGGGCCAGGGTACAGACCTGACCAAGTTTGTGCCGGTGGAAACCTATCACGGCCTGGTGACTGAGCTGGCTGTGCTGAAGGCGGGTTCGGATACCACCAGTATCGACAGCCTGATTAAGGGAGCCAGAGAAAAAGGCCAGGTGGTTGAAGCCGAAGTCGAGTACCTGACCCAGTTCGGCCAGCAGCAGGGTGTAGCCGCCCTGTCGGCCATGCTCGAAAAGCGTCCGGCGATTGCGGCGCTGTCGGCGCAGCAAACGACCACCACCCAAACCCCAAACAAGAGTGACCAGGAAAAGGCGCTGACGACCGAGGAGCTGGCGGTGCTGAAAGCCTGCGGCCTCGATAAGACCTCCTTTCTGGCGGCGAAGAAGGAAATTTAA